The window AGGAAGCGTTCGACCTGGCGGACGATGCCGTCGACGTCGTCGGGGGCGGCGACGTAGTGGACGTTGTCGCTCGAGCGACGGGAGTAGCCGCGTTCGATGCTCAGCGTGTCGAGGATGACGGCACGGGATTCGTCGACGTCGTAGTACTCGAGTTTCTGGGTGACCTCTCGAGCGGTGGTTCGCGTCGAGACGACGAGAAAGGAGTCGGTGTCGGTTTTGAGAAAGTCGGTATCGATACGATCCGTCTCCCCGGTGCTCGGATGCAACAGAAGCACGCTCGTCCCACCCGGAACAGTATCGGGCGTGTTCTCGATTTCGAGTGTGTAGTCCATATTGGAGTGAACAACTTGCGGGATTGACTTAAGGATGCGGATATCTGGCAGGCGGCGGTCGCCCATCCGATGTTCGGGGTGTATCCGGTGCTCGAGGTGGTATTGTATCGCAATTACACTCGAGACACGTCACCGTCAGTTGACCAGACGGCAAGACGCGTCAACGCAGCGGCCTACATCTGGTCGTTGCGCGTCGGGAACCACGCCAGATCGTGTGTCGCCCCCAGGTCGACACTGACTGGCTCGTTGAGATCGATCTGGTCGGCGTGGTTGTGCATCGCCTCGACGGTAATGCCCGAATCGAGTTCGATCCGATAGAGGATGGTCGGTCCGAGGTATCGACGGTAGGTCACTTCGCCGTCGGCGTTCTCGGGCGTGGTCGGCGTGGCGATCACGTCGTCCGGGCGGAGCAAGACGTCGATATCGGTTCGGTCGTACTCGAGGGCGAGGCCGTGGATCCGGTCACGGCCGATGGGGCCGAGCGTGGTGTGGACGATGTCGCCGTCGACACGGCCGGGGACGAAGCTGGCGTGACCCAGGAAGCCGGCGACGAAACGGGATTTGGGGTGCTGGAAGATGTCCTCGGGCGTATCGATCTGTTTGAGCTTTCCGCCGGCCATCACCGCGACGCGGTCGCTAATCGAGAGCGCTT of the Natronosalvus vescus genome contains:
- a CDS encoding DUF7090 family protein, whose product is MDYTLEIENTPDTVPGGTSVLLLHPSTGETDRIDTDFLKTDTDSFLVVSTRTTAREVTQKLEYYDVDESRAVILDTLSIERGYSRRSSDNVHYVAAPDDVDGIVRQVERFLETNDGKVRVSFDSVTELAYYAGERAALETVERLVNLLEAHDAIGLFHLSEEVHDDEIVEQFRALFDGIVDLDEAGNVTTAF